In the genome of Gloeotrichia echinulata CP02, one region contains:
- a CDS encoding SDR family NAD(P)-dependent oxidoreductase has product MFESKKVINVELSQPRIAVIGMGCWYPGAKDLRQLWENILSRRRQFRESPPQRLPLADYYDPDPRFPDKTYGKLMAVIDGFDFDWASKRIPKTVVETADIAHWVALEVAIAALEDSGYTRANVQGERTGVILGNSLTGEQTRSNNMRLRWPFIQRVIRAAAQAKGLPLPMVDELATAMEEYYKSVFSPFTEDTLSGNLSNTIAGRICNYFNFDGGGYTVDGACSSSLIAVATAANALSNGDLDLALAGGVDISLDTFELVGFAKTGALTRKDMSVYDQKASGFIPGEGSGFVVLKRLEDARADKDYIYAVLNGWGISSDGKGGLTAPSREGQAKALRRAYERAGYSLSHVDFIEGHGTGTPVGDRAELEGISLAMGADSQTNPRACGVTSFKSLVGHTKAAAGIGGFIKAVMAVNRRVIPPLAGCNEPNEVFDKAARCLYPVLQGEVKKTTDTLRAGVSAMGFGGINCHVTLESGDAPANKLEPSIDEQALLVSAQETEIFVLSAASIPALLQSIDALLGKVQGLSLSELIDLAAHLTQQLNQELPVRAALIARSPEELLARLLFLQELLNAQPLDEGQLILNPQQGIWVGNQGKHSRIGFLFPGQGSQKLNMARTLVQRFSWARELVNQTDKWLQEIGAASISEYIYRPLDRAINQEQVEEWAKKIAQTEIAQPAICLASLLWMHYLQHLGLKPISVAGHSLGELTAFHAAGAFDEEALIRLAAVRGRAMSASGQGVRGSMVSIACSRDKAEELLKQVNGYAAIANINSPQQIVISGEQSSIEQVIELAVAQEIKTYKLPVSHAFHSQLVAEAAEQLQNYELAPNTLKKTTLGLVSCVDGQEPPTGLQLRDHFAHQVVAQVDFVSLVKTLEQTCDLLIEVGPGKVLSGLVSDINGLQGLQCLPVEAKPGFDQSLNMMLANVFARGHDINWEAVYEGRLVRPFVPASERIFIDNPVERPFQVSTTYSSSSLGITSQSLLNYSVFAEHNDIAPQVLQNYLARRGKFIAEVIRADLQTLPLVASPENAAISYTVNRNGNGFHKPGEKNSVVANGNQSVEFLLADLIVRQTGYVRESITAELRLLDDLNLDSIKAGEIVAEVAKQFGVAGKIDPPALANATIQEIGETIRSFMSNGHGAGSQVPTMLMISTDAIATSLTDLIIQQTGYVRESITAELRLLDDLNLDSIKAGEVIAEVAKQFGAAGKIDPPSLANATIQEIAETIHIFIPNNNDHEIKISEPTSKISLKQDFANQNNGKTLTSGSELTRKQLVRDYIIQNIPEEFPSVALGRQMEENWRTANVLILYELSSSDKIVALSEELRTQGAQVQSVTFAEASPQTLTHNVDITHFIAVLPCTPNSELSSEARLIGMIERLRSVAIPPLASRDHRTVAYVQFSGGHFGVQQPLPNIEQCCTVGFAASLHLERTDLKVRVIDFSPTVAPASLAECVFRELSTAHVYTAVSYDADLKRYVPRPQVQQPVDYLDRKITWSSEDVIIVTGGVKGITAECALAIAKQTGTRVALVGRSPHPDENIQQSSGSDITRTLLRFHTEGLTCRYYACDVSDYDSVVNLVQKVTQELGEISGVIHGAALNKPRLIEQVSVEAAFDEIRSKLIGLINLCKTLETTPLKLFVGFSSVIGFTGMQRNAWYGFSNETLDLILRRFQAQHPQTAVISMAYSVWDEVGMGARMGSVRSLSKLGISAIPKDTGVSRFLHLIKNEPADLRVVIAAPMQTLAAFESSGFDTWYPGLFSPPASSKFLEKILIYQPNVEVVLRVHLSLERDSYLLDHRYRGSYLFPTVFGLEAMAQAVAYVTGKDSLPTVQIEDIRLERAIVVAPDKGVDIEIHAEVLERKLKNDPQQVYVSIKTEQTGFAISHFSATFLLDVDKNPAIEKVEVPEVPLDIEPLADLYSWLLFQGPKFQRLQKVYSLNSHRCVFKTQRNLYSAQEQEQSQDRAQGPFLLGDPYCRDSLLQAGQLVVPQDLCLPIHIDSLEIYQSDGDKTGSYIGVTMPQGREGQKYHSNVFLLAPDGRVMERLNSYQLQILEHRQENPTAEDLADPSQRDEQILRRELSNRSLLFKVVTPEISLAYLPGIHALLPTERHQLELPIFHRAIAQLLNNNANLMSKMQIQWTESGKPIVIGLLDERVEVSLAHDEHVCFCVVGRGVQGCDIEPVTHRSVEDWIALLSDSRYPLIQQLESKDSVDRAGTRIWTAIEAIRKATKAKDINLAIERIEGDSILFSDVTTNSQIQVLTFPIQLTRSPERMIALVVVPFRSLNWIAGSV; this is encoded by the coding sequence ATGTTTGAATCAAAAAAAGTAATTAACGTTGAATTATCTCAACCGAGAATTGCGGTTATTGGTATGGGGTGTTGGTATCCTGGTGCAAAGGATTTACGACAACTCTGGGAAAACATACTTTCGCGGCGACGACAATTTAGAGAATCGCCTCCTCAGCGGTTACCACTTGCGGATTATTACGATCCAGATCCGAGGTTTCCAGACAAAACCTACGGGAAACTGATGGCGGTGATTGATGGTTTTGACTTCGATTGGGCGAGTAAGCGCATTCCTAAAACTGTAGTCGAGACAGCTGATATCGCTCACTGGGTCGCATTAGAAGTAGCGATCGCCGCTTTAGAGGATTCAGGTTATACCAGAGCCAATGTTCAGGGCGAACGTACCGGTGTCATCCTCGGTAACTCCTTAACAGGAGAACAAACCCGCTCTAACAACATGCGACTACGCTGGCCATTTATCCAAAGGGTAATCCGTGCAGCGGCACAGGCCAAGGGTTTGCCATTGCCAATGGTAGATGAACTGGCAACAGCAATGGAAGAATACTACAAATCAGTATTCTCACCATTTACCGAAGACACACTATCTGGTAATCTTTCTAATACTATCGCTGGAAGAATTTGTAACTATTTTAACTTTGATGGCGGTGGTTATACAGTAGATGGGGCTTGTTCCTCATCCTTAATTGCCGTTGCCACTGCTGCTAACGCTTTAAGTAATGGCGACCTCGATTTGGCACTGGCTGGTGGTGTAGATATTAGTCTAGACACCTTTGAACTAGTGGGATTTGCCAAAACAGGTGCCCTGACTAGGAAAGATATGAGCGTTTACGATCAAAAAGCTAGTGGCTTTATCCCTGGAGAAGGCTCAGGCTTCGTCGTTTTGAAGCGCTTAGAAGATGCTCGTGCTGACAAGGACTATATCTATGCAGTATTAAATGGCTGGGGAATATCATCAGATGGCAAAGGTGGGCTAACAGCACCGAGTCGGGAAGGACAAGCAAAGGCACTACGCCGCGCCTATGAGCGAGCCGGTTACAGCTTAAGTCATGTTGATTTTATCGAAGGTCATGGTACAGGGACACCAGTAGGAGATCGCGCCGAATTAGAAGGTATTTCCCTAGCTATGGGTGCGGACAGTCAAACAAATCCCCGTGCTTGTGGTGTTACCTCTTTCAAATCCCTAGTAGGACATACCAAAGCCGCCGCAGGTATTGGCGGGTTCATCAAAGCTGTGATGGCTGTTAACCGCCGAGTGATTCCACCATTAGCAGGCTGCAATGAACCAAACGAAGTATTTGACAAAGCAGCCCGCTGTCTGTACCCGGTGCTGCAAGGGGAAGTTAAAAAGACAACAGACACACTCCGGGCTGGAGTCTCCGCAATGGGATTTGGCGGGATAAATTGCCATGTAACTTTAGAATCTGGCGATGCTCCCGCGAATAAACTCGAACCATCAATTGATGAACAAGCTTTATTAGTTTCTGCTCAAGAAACAGAGATTTTTGTCTTGAGTGCAGCATCAATCCCAGCTTTGTTACAAAGCATAGATGCATTACTTGGGAAAGTACAAGGATTGAGTTTAAGCGAACTCATCGATCTAGCAGCACATCTTACGCAACAACTAAACCAGGAACTACCAGTACGAGCAGCACTCATCGCCCGTTCACCAGAAGAACTGTTGGCACGTCTTTTGTTCTTACAAGAATTGTTGAATGCTCAACCACTGGACGAGGGACAACTAATCCTCAATCCACAGCAAGGAATTTGGGTAGGAAATCAAGGAAAGCACAGCCGCATCGGTTTTCTCTTCCCCGGTCAAGGTTCGCAAAAATTGAACATGGCCCGTACCCTCGTACAACGCTTTAGCTGGGCTAGGGAATTAGTCAATCAAACCGACAAATGGCTACAAGAAATTGGTGCAGCCAGTATTAGCGAATATATCTATAGACCATTAGACCGGGCTATCAATCAAGAGCAGGTGGAAGAATGGGCTAAAAAAATTGCCCAAACCGAAATTGCTCAACCTGCGATTTGTCTGGCTTCACTGCTGTGGATGCACTACCTGCAACATCTAGGATTAAAGCCGATTAGTGTCGCTGGTCATAGCCTAGGAGAACTAACTGCTTTTCACGCCGCAGGTGCCTTTGACGAGGAAGCTTTGATCCGTTTAGCGGCTGTGCGCGGACGTGCCATGTCAGCTTCTGGACAAGGTGTGCGGGGAAGTATGGTCAGTATTGCTTGCTCCCGTGACAAAGCCGAGGAATTGTTAAAACAAGTCAATGGCTATGCGGCGATCGCCAATATAAATAGTCCCCAACAAATAGTCATATCTGGTGAACAGTCCAGCATTGAACAAGTCATTGAACTAGCCGTAGCTCAAGAAATCAAAACATACAAGCTTCCAGTTTCTCATGCTTTTCACTCTCAACTGGTTGCCGAAGCAGCCGAACAGCTACAGAATTATGAACTAGCTCCCAATACACTCAAAAAGACCACCCTAGGTCTTGTTTCCTGTGTAGATGGCCAGGAACCGCCCACAGGATTGCAATTGCGTGACCACTTCGCCCATCAGGTAGTAGCGCAAGTGGACTTTGTATCCCTGGTCAAAACCCTAGAGCAGACATGCGACCTACTAATAGAAGTAGGACCTGGAAAAGTCCTCTCTGGATTGGTCAGCGATATCAACGGGTTACAAGGGCTGCAATGTCTACCTGTAGAAGCAAAACCAGGATTTGACCAATCCTTGAACATGATGTTGGCTAACGTATTTGCTCGTGGTCATGACATCAACTGGGAAGCAGTTTACGAAGGTCGGCTGGTACGTCCTTTTGTACCCGCCTCAGAACGCATCTTCATTGACAATCCTGTAGAACGACCATTTCAAGTATCGACAACGTACTCATCTTCATCCTTGGGAATTACTTCTCAAAGCTTGCTGAATTATTCAGTGTTTGCCGAACACAACGATATTGCACCACAGGTACTGCAAAATTACTTAGCTCGACGCGGTAAGTTTATCGCTGAAGTCATCCGGGCTGATCTGCAAACTCTGCCTTTAGTCGCTAGTCCTGAAAATGCTGCGATTAGTTACACAGTGAATCGTAATGGTAATGGTTTCCATAAACCTGGGGAAAAGAATAGCGTTGTCGCCAATGGTAATCAGAGTGTTGAGTTCTTGTTAGCAGACTTGATTGTCCGACAAACAGGATATGTCAGAGAAAGTATCACAGCAGAATTGCGATTGCTTGACGATCTCAACCTCGATTCCATCAAAGCCGGTGAAATTGTCGCCGAAGTTGCCAAGCAATTTGGTGTTGCGGGGAAAATTGACCCACCAGCTTTAGCTAATGCCACAATTCAAGAGATTGGGGAAACAATTCGCAGTTTCATGTCCAATGGTCATGGAGCGGGTTCCCAAGTACCAACGATGTTGATGATCTCAACCGATGCGATCGCCACTTCACTGACAGACCTGATTATTCAACAAACAGGATATGTCAGAGAAAGTATCACAGCCGAATTGCGATTGCTCGACGATCTTAACCTCGATTCCATCAAAGCCGGTGAAGTTATAGCCGAAGTTGCCAAGCAATTTGGTGCCGCTGGGAAAATTGATCCGCCTTCTCTAGCCAACGCCACGATTCAAGAGATTGCTGAAACAATTCACATTTTCATACCAAATAATAATGATCATGAAATTAAAATCTCAGAACCAACCTCGAAAATTTCTTTAAAACAAGATTTCGCAAATCAAAACAATGGCAAGACACTAACATCTGGCTCAGAATTAACACGTAAGCAACTAGTCCGTGATTATATCATCCAAAATATTCCAGAAGAATTTCCCTCAGTTGCTTTAGGCAGACAGATGGAAGAAAACTGGCGCACGGCGAATGTGCTAATTCTTTATGAATTAAGCTCATCAGACAAAATAGTAGCCTTGTCTGAAGAGCTTCGCACTCAAGGCGCTCAAGTTCAAAGTGTCACCTTTGCAGAAGCCAGCCCTCAGACACTGACTCACAACGTTGATATAACTCACTTCATTGCTGTATTACCTTGTACACCCAATAGCGAGTTGTCCTCAGAAGCCCGTTTAATTGGCATGATTGAACGGTTACGTAGTGTTGCCATTCCACCTTTAGCATCCCGTGACCATAGAACAGTAGCTTATGTCCAATTTAGTGGGGGACATTTTGGAGTTCAACAGCCACTACCAAATATTGAACAATGCTGTACAGTTGGTTTTGCAGCCAGTTTGCATCTAGAGCGAACCGATCTCAAAGTTCGAGTAATTGATTTCTCCCCTACAGTAGCTCCCGCAAGTCTAGCAGAATGTGTCTTCAGAGAACTTTCTACTGCCCATGTTTATACAGCTGTCAGTTACGATGCTGATCTCAAGCGCTACGTTCCTCGGCCTCAGGTACAGCAACCTGTAGATTATCTAGACCGCAAAATTACCTGGTCATCTGAGGATGTCATCATCGTCACGGGCGGAGTAAAAGGTATTACTGCTGAATGCGCTTTGGCTATAGCTAAACAGACAGGTACTCGTGTAGCACTTGTAGGACGTTCACCCCATCCTGATGAGAACATTCAACAAAGTAGTGGTTCTGATATTACCCGCACGCTGCTGCGCTTTCATACTGAAGGACTAACCTGCCGCTACTATGCGTGCGATGTTTCTGATTACGATTCAGTAGTAAATCTTGTGCAAAAAGTGACACAAGAACTAGGTGAAATATCAGGAGTAATTCACGGAGCTGCCCTTAACAAGCCGAGGCTAATTGAGCAGGTTTCTGTGGAAGCAGCATTTGATGAAATCAGATCTAAGCTTATAGGATTGATCAACCTATGCAAAACACTAGAAACTACACCACTCAAGCTTTTTGTCGGTTTCTCCTCCGTCATCGGCTTTACAGGGATGCAACGCAATGCTTGGTATGGCTTCTCTAATGAAACTTTGGATCTGATTTTACGGCGCTTTCAAGCCCAGCACCCTCAAACCGCCGTGATTTCAATGGCATACAGTGTGTGGGATGAGGTGGGAATGGGAGCGCGGATGGGTAGCGTTCGTAGCCTCAGCAAACTGGGTATTAGTGCCATTCCCAAAGATACCGGCGTTAGTCGATTCTTGCATCTCATCAAAAATGAACCTGCAGATTTGCGAGTTGTGATAGCAGCACCAATGCAAACCTTAGCGGCTTTTGAATCGAGTGGCTTTGATACCTGGTATCCAGGATTATTCTCACCTCCAGCTTCGTCAAAGTTTCTCGAGAAGATCCTGATTTATCAACCAAATGTAGAGGTTGTTCTCAGGGTACACCTCAGTCTTGAGCGGGATTCATACTTGCTAGATCACCGCTACAGAGGTTCCTATCTGTTCCCGACTGTATTCGGCTTAGAGGCTATGGCACAAGCAGTTGCTTATGTCACTGGTAAAGATTCCTTACCGACTGTGCAGATAGAAGATATTCGTCTAGAACGTGCTATCGTTGTTGCTCCTGACAAGGGAGTAGACATAGAAATTCATGCAGAAGTCCTGGAGAGAAAGTTAAAAAATGATCCACAGCAAGTATATGTTTCTATCAAGACAGAACAGACAGGATTTGCCATCAGCCATTTTTCAGCCACATTTCTACTAGATGTTGACAAAAATCCAGCTATAGAAAAGGTTGAAGTTCCAGAAGTACCTCTAGATATTGAGCCTCTAGCAGATTTATATAGTTGGTTACTGTTTCAAGGTCCCAAATTTCAGCGCTTACAAAAGGTTTATAGCCTGAATTCCCACAGGTGTGTATTTAAAACCCAGAGAAACTTGTATTCTGCTCAGGAGCAAGAACAATCTCAAGATAGAGCGCAAGGGCCTTTCTTGCTCGGAGATCCTTATTGCAGAGACTCGTTGCTGCAAGCTGGACAACTGGTAGTTCCCCAGGATCTTTGTTTACCCATCCACATCGACAGTCTAGAAATCTATCAATCAGATGGAGATAAAACTGGTTCGTACATTGGTGTGACAATGCCACAAGGGCGAGAAGGTCAAAAATATCATAGTAATGTTTTTCTTTTAGCTCCCGATGGGCGTGTGATGGAAAGACTCAATAGCTATCAATTGCAGATACTAGAACACCGACAGGAGAATCCTACGGCTGAAGATCTGGCCGATCCTAGTCAAAGGGATGAACAAATTCTTCGCCGAGAATTGAGCAATCGCTCGCTTTTGTTCAAAGTTGTTACGCCAGAGATATCATTGGCTTATCTTCCTGGTATCCATGCATTATTGCCCACAGAACGTCATCAACTGGAACTACCAATATTCCACAGAGCGATCGCTCAACTGCTGAACAATAATGCTAATCTGATGTCTAAGATGCAGATTCAATGGACAGAATCTGGCAAACCAATAGTTATCGGACTACTAGACGAGAGAGTAGAAGTATCGCTTGCCCACGACGAACATGTTTGTTTCTGTGTTGTCGGTAGAGGAGTGCAGGGTTGTGACATTGAACCAGTAACTCATCGCAGTGTGGAAGATTGGATTGCTTTATTGAGTGATTCTCGATATCCATTAATCCAACAACTAGAGAGCAAAGACTCAGTAGATCGTGCTGGGACTCGGATTTGGACAGCTATAGAAGCCATACGTAAGGCGACTAAAGCCAAAGATATTAATTTAGCAATTGAGCGCATAGAAGGAGATAGCATTTTATTCAGTGATGTCACTACCAACAGTCAAATTCAAGTTCTTACCTTTCCCATTCAACTGACACGTAGTCCTGAAAGAATGATAGCCCTAGTTGTTGTCCCATTCCGCTCTTTAAATTGGATTGCTGGCTCAGTTTAA